Proteins encoded within one genomic window of Setaria italica strain Yugu1 chromosome IV, Setaria_italica_v2.0, whole genome shotgun sequence:
- the LOC101783221 gene encoding lysM domain-containing GPI-anchored protein LYP6, which produces MLAPAPAIAAALLAILAAAAAKTTIEPCSGADACPALLGYTLYADMKVSEVAALFDADPAAVLAANALDFASPGAANRILPAGTALRVPTRCGCADGVRKSVAVRYATRPSDTLGNVADVVFAGLPSADQIRTANGLAAEDPDAPLAPGLKLVIPLPCVCFNSTDNNLPAVYLSYVVRVGDTAQSIAASHATTVTDISNVNAMGSPIVAPGDILAIPLSACASAIPSSASDYGLLVANGTYALTAGNCVQCSCGPENLNLYCTPAPASLTTSCSSMQCPNSSLILGNVTAQPTSGGCSVSSCIYGGYVNGTIATSLSSGLQPTCPGPHQFPPLTALPTAVNHGSYSPAPAPGPGEAGGAIPGGSNVSPANEPAGNTAQAPVMNQPGCILLLSFLCMVLSLRM; this is translated from the exons AtgctggcgccggcgcccgcgatTGCGGCCGCGCTGCTGGCGatcctcgcggcggcggcggcgaagacgacgaTCGAGCCGTGCTCGGGCGCGGACGCGTGCCCGGCGCTGCTGGGGTACACGCTGTACGCGGACATGAAGGTCTCCGAGGTGGCCGCGCTCTTCGACGCCgacccggcggcggtgctggccgCCAACGCGCTCGACTTCGCCTCCCCGGGCGCCGCCAACCGCATCCTCCCCGCGGGGACGGCCCTCCGCGTGCCGACCCGCTGCGGCTGCGCCGACGGCGTCCGCAAGTCCGTCGCCGTCCGCTACGCCACACGCCCCTCGGACACGCTTGGCAACGTCGCCGACGTCGTCTTCGCGGGGCTCCCGTCCGCCGACCAGATCCGCACCGCCAACGGCCTCGCCGCGGAGGACCCCGACGCGCCGCTCGCCCCCGGCCTGAAGCTCGTCATCCCGCTCCCCTGCGTCTGCTTCAACTCCACCGACAACAACCTACCCGCTGTGTACCTCTCCTATGTCGTCCGGGTCGGGGACACCGCTCAGTCCATCGCCGCCAGCCACGCCACCACCGTCACGGATATCAGCAATGTGAACGCCATGGGGAGCCCCATTGTCGCGCCCGGTGACATCCTCGCCATACCATTGTCCG CTTGCGCATCAGCAATTCCTAGCTCTGCCTCAGACTACGGACTGCTTGTGGCAAATGGGACCTATGCACTAACTGCTGGTAACTGTGTGCAGTGCAGTTGTGGGCCAGAGAATCTCAA TTTGTACTGCACGCCAGCGCCAGCTTCATTAACAACATCATGTTCAAGTATGCAATGCCCCAATAGCAGTCTAATCCTTGGGAATGTGACTGCACAACCCACCAGTGGTGGCTGCAGTGTCTCGTCTTGCATTTATGGTGGCTATGTTAATGGAACCATCGCAACATC GCTATCCTCTGGTCTTCAACCCACATGCCCAG GACCACATCAATTTCCTCCTCTCACGGCACTGCCAACTGCTGTAAACCATGGGTCGTACTCTCCAGCACCTGCACCAGGACCTGGAGAGGCTGGCGGTGCCATCCCTGGAGGATCCAATGTCTCTCCGGCAAATGAGCCTGCTGGAAACACCGCACAAGCGCCCGTCATGAATCAGCCGGGCTGTAtcctcctcctttcctttctttgtaTGGTCTTGTCGTTGCGGATGTGA
- the LOC101783627 gene encoding probable tyrosine-protein phosphatase At1g05000: protein MKLEVMPKQRVLEAEQREEAMEMSGLELWKHEKPPRICPLPPPLPAAAACDESALVPPLNFAMVDEGIFRSGFPETTNFRFLKSLNLRSIVYLCPEPYPETNMEFLEKNGIRLHQFGIEGRKEPFVTIPDEKIREALKVVLDPRNQPLLIHCKRGKHRTGCLVGCLRKLQKWCLSSVFDEYHRFAAAKARITDQRFMELFDVSSLNHLTASHC, encoded by the exons ATGAAGCTGGAGGTCATGCCCAAGCAGAGGGTCCTGGAGGCGGAGCAGAGGGAGGAGGCCATGGAGATGAGCGGCCTGGAGCTGTGGAAGCACGAGAAGCCCCCGAGGATCTGCCCcttgccgccgccactcccggcggcggctgcgtgcGACGAGTCGGCGCTCGTGCCGCCGCTCAACTTCGCCATGGTCGACGAAGGCATCTTCCGCTCCGGCTTCCCGGAGACCACCAACTTCCGGTTCCTCAAGTCCCTCAATCTCCGCTCCATCGT GTACCTGTGCCCGGAGCCTTACCCGGAGACGAACATGGAGTTCCTCGAGAAGAACGGGATCAGGCTCCACCAGTTCGGAATCGAGGGGCGCAAG GAACCATTCGTCACCATCCCTGATGAAAAAATCCGGGAGGCGCTGAAAGTTGTCCTAG ACCCAAGAAACCAACCCCTGCTTATTCACTGCAAGAGAGGCAAG CACCGAACTGGCTGCTTGGTCGGGTGCTTGAGGAAGCTGCAGAAGTGGTGCTTGTCTTCAGTCTTCGACGAGTACCACCGCTTTGCCGCTGCGAAAGCGAGGATCACTGACCAGAGATTCATGGAGCTGTTCGACGTCTCAAGCTTGAATCACCTGACAGCCTCGCATTGTTAA
- the LOC101784024 gene encoding putative transcription elongation factor SPT5 homolog 1, translated as MARRGRDDDDDEVEEEEDEEEAYDLDDEEEDEEEDYEEEARRGKASRGGGGGKAGGGGRKRSREDNFIDDSAIEDEDEDDEDDDGGARPRKKGGGGVRGFFDEEAQVDEDEEEEEEGEGEDDFINDAGADIPDEDVVRVARRHSMPMRDEDEDIDEIERQVRERYARSTHIEYGEEAAEVEQQALLPSVKDPKLWMVKCAIGHERETAICLMQKYIDRSDLQIKSVVALDHLKNYIYVEAEKEAHVKEACKGLRNIYASAKITLVPIKEMADVLSVESKSVDLSRDSWVRMKLGIYKGDLAKVVDVDNVRQRVDVKLIPRVDLQALASKLEGREAVKKKAFVPPPRFFNIDEAREMHIRVERRRDKESGEYFEWVDNLKFKDGFLYKSVSTKSIHTNNIQPTFDELEKFRKPGDDMNGDVASLSTLFANRKKGHFMKGDAVIVIKGDLKNLEGWVEKVEDETVHIRPKISDLPKTLAFNEKELCKYFKPGDHVKVISGVQEGATGMVVKVEGHVLIILSDTTKEHIRVFADHVVESSEITTGITRIGDYELHDLVLLDNLSFGVIIRVEAEAFQVLKGVPDRPEVVLVKLREIKSKIDRRASAKDRSNNIISAKDVVRVVEGACKGKQGPVEHIHKGILFIYDRHHLEHAGFICAKAQSCLLVGGSTGGRRGNGMDTADARLGALRSPASILQSPGRLPPRGPHMNFGGRFGGGRGGRGHDALVGKCIKIKSGPYKGYRGRVKEVTGALVRVELDSLMKIVTVKRDDIADTPTVATPFREPRYSLGGETPMHPSRTPHHAYQTPMRDPGATPIHDGMRTPMRSRAWAPMSPPRDNWEDGNPATWGSSPAYQPGTPPARPYEAPTPGSGWANTPGVSFNDAPTPRENYANAPSPYVPSTPVGQPMTPNSAAYLPGTPGGQPMTPGNVGMDIMSPIIGGEGEGTWLLPDVLVNVLRGGDDGPGVVREVLGDGSCRVALGSSGNGDMVTVLPNELEVIRPKKSDRIKILNGNFRGYTGKLIGIDGSDGIVKLDDTYEVKILDMVILAKLAT; from the exons AtggctcgccgcggccgcgacgacgacgacgacgaggtggaggaggaggaggacgaggaggaggcctACGACctggacgacgaggaggaggatgaggaggaagactacgaggaggaggcgaggcgcgggaaggcctcccgcggcggcggcggcggcaaggccggcggcggcgggcggaagcgGTCGCGCGAGGACAACTTCATCGACGACTCGGCCATCGAGgacgaggatgaggatgatgaggacgacgacggcggcgcgaggccgaggaagaagggaggcggcggggtgcgaGGGTTCTTCGATGAGGAGGCCCAGGttgacgaggacgaggaggaggaggaggagggcgagggcgaggacg ATTTTATCAATGATGCTGGGGCCGATATTCCTGACGAGGATGTTGTTAGGGTCGCAAGACGTCATTCTATGCCTATGagggatgaagatgaggacatTGATGAGATTGAGAGACAAGTACGGGAGAGATATGCAAGATCCACTCATATTGAGTATGGTGAAGAAGCTGCAGAAGTGGAACAGCAAGCTTTATTGCCCTCCGTGAAGGATCCTAAACTATGGATGGTCAAATGTGCG ATTGGACATGAGAGAGAGACCGCGATTTGTCTGATGCAAAAGTACATTGATAGGTCAGATCTTCAGATAAAGTCTGTCGTGGCGTTGGATCatctaaaaaattatatttatgtTGAAGCAGAAAAGGAAGCCCATGTCAAAGAG GCTTGTAAAGGTCTACGAAATATTTATGCTTCAGCAAAAATAACATTAGTTCCAATAAAAGAAATGGCAGATGTCCTCTCTGTTGAGAGCAAATCTGTTGATCTTTCACGGGATTCTTGGGTCCGAATGAAGTTGGGCATATACAAAGGTGACCTTGCTAAG GTTGTTGATGTTGACAATGTACGCCAAAGAGTAGATGTAAAGCTGATCCCTAGAGTAGACCTACAAGCTCTGGCTAGTAAACTG GAAGGGAGAGAGGCTGTAAAGAAGAAAGCATTTGTCCCACCACCTCGATTCTTCAATATCGATGAGGCGAG GGAGATGCACATTCGAGTGGAACGGAGGCGGGATAAAGAATCTGGGGAGTACTTTGAGTGGGTTGATAATCTGAAGTTCAAAGATGGTTTCTTGTACAAATCAGTCTCCACTAAATCAATCCACACAAATAATATTCAGCCGACATTCGATGAACTTGAGAAATTTAGGAAGCCTGGTGATGACATGAATGGCGACGTGGCTAGCTTGTCCACTCTTTTTGCAAACAGGAAAAAAGGACACTTCATGAAGGGTGATGCCGTCATAGTTATTAAAGGCGATTTGAAAAATCTGGAGGGGTGGGTTGAGAAAGTAGAGGATGAAACAGTTCACATCAGGCCAAAAATATCTGATCTTCCG AAAACATTAGCCTTCAACGAGAAGGAGCTTTGCAAATATTTCAAACCTGGTGACCATGTCAAGGTGATCTCAGGTGTTCAAGAAGGAGCTACTGGCATGGTTGTTAAAGTGGAAGGACATGTCTTGATCATTTTGTCTGACACAACTAAAGAACAT ATCCGCGTGTTTGCCGATCATGTTGTCGAAAGCTCTGAAATTACCACAGGAATTACCAGAATTGGTGATTATGAACTGCATGATCTTGTCCTTTTGGA CAATTTGTCATTTGGGGTAATTATAAGGGTGGAAGCTGAAGCATTTCAG GTTCTGAAAGGAGTGCCAGATAGACCTGAAGTTGTACTTGTGAAATTAAGAGAAATAAAAAGCAAAATTGATCGGCGTGCTTCAGCGAAAGATAGGTCAAATAATATTATCTCAGCAAAGGATGTTGTAAGGGTTGTTGAAGGAGCATGCAAG GGGAAGCAAGGACCTGTGGAACACATACACAAGGGGATACTGTTTATCTATGACAGGCATCACCTTGAACATGCAGGCTTTATTTGTGCAAAAGCACAATCTTGCCTTCTTGTTGGTGGATCGACTGGTGGCCGTCGAGGAAAT GGCATGGACACAGCAGATGCACGGCTTGGTGCTTTGAGGTCTCCAGCAAGCATTTTGCAATCTCCAGGAAGACTGCCCCCAAGAGGACCTCACATGAATT TTGGTGGAAGGTTTGGAGGTGGTCGTGGTGGTAGAGGGCATGATGCCTTGGTGGGTAAATGTATCAAAATTAAGTCTGGTCCTTACAAGGGGTACCGCGGCCGTGTCAAAGAGGTGACTGGTGCACTTGTACGTGTGGAACTTGATTCGTTGATGAAGATTGTCACAG TTAAAAGAGATGATATTGCTGACACACCTACTGTTGCGACACCATTCCG TGAACCTCGATATTCATTGGGTGGTGAAACACCGATGCACCCGTCTCGAACACCACACCATGCTTATCAGACTCCAATGCGGGACCCTGGAg CAACACCAATACACGATGGGATGCGGACTCCTATGCGTAGTCGAGCCTGGGCTCCTATGAGTCCTCCGAG GGATAATTGGGAAGATGGAAATCCTGCTACTTGGGGCAGCAGTCCAGCCTACCAG cCAGGAACTCCACCAGCTCGGCCATACGAAGCCCCTACACCAGGATCAGGGTGGGCAAACACTCCAGGAGTTAGTTTCAATGATGCTCCAACTCCTAGAGAGAACTATG CAAATGCTCCGAGTCCATACGTGCCTTCCACACCTGTTGGTCAACCGATGACTCCAAATTCTGCTGCGTATCTTCCGGGTACTCCTGGTGGTCAGCCAATGACTCCAGGCAATGTGGGAATGGATATAATGTCCCCCATAATAG GTGGTGAGGGTGAAGGTACATGGCTGTTGCCAGATGTTTTGGTCAATGTGTTGAGGGGAGGCGACGATGGTCCCGGTGTCGTCAGGGAAGTACTTGGG GACGGATCTTGCCGAGTTGCACTTGGGTCGTCAGGCAACGGCGACATGGTGACTGTCCTTCCGAACGAGCTCGAGGTCATCAGGCCAAAGAAGAGCGACAGGATCAAGATACTGAATGGCAATTTCCGCGGGTACACAGGAAAACTCATAGGCATAGATGGTTCTGACGGAATAGTGAAGCTGGACGACACATACGAAGTTAAGATATTAGATATGGTGATTTTGGCCAAACTGGCGACTTGA
- the LOC101771880 gene encoding protein phosphatase 1 regulatory subunit 3F — MVEAGASFMDKVEAAADEDGGGGGGGGVDGARVDGGGKGEEEAEMAPVEPLPEPPDDGGPVAWPMPDFCPLTIDGAVKESFLETLRKDAAEAERPPREDAEAEGVVSPDSRPSSSKRHRAGTASPSSRSPYRNILQVFQQCRQDVVGETPTKNY, encoded by the exons ATGGTGGAGGCCGGCGCGAGCTTCATG GATaaggtcgaggcggcggcggacgaggacggcggcggcggcggcggcggcggcgtcgatgggGCGAGAGTGGACGGCGGGGGcaagggcgaggaggaggcggagatggCGCCCGTGGAGCCCCTGCCGGAGCCTCCCGACGACGGCGGGCCCGTCGCGTGGCCCATGCCGGATTTCTGCCCTCTCACG ATCGACGGGGCGGTGAAGGAGTCGTTCCTGGAGACCCTGCGTAaggacgcggcggaggcggagcggccgccgcgggaggacgcggaggcggagggagtGGTGAGCCCGGACTCGCGGCCGTCGAGCAGCAAGCGCCACCGCGCCGGCaccgcctcgccgtcgtccaGGAGCCCCTACCGCAACATCCTGCAGGTGTTCCAGCAGTGCAGGCAGGACGTCGTCGGTGAGACTCCGACGAAGAATTACTAG